The genomic window GCAACAAATTGTGCCAATGGGGACATTACTATATGGAATTGTCAGCAGTGCTAAAATCCGTGTTTGTCCGCCAGAGAGTCAAGTAGTACCTTTTGAAATGAGGGTAGATGAACTTTCTATTTATCGAGATTGGGCGTGATTCAATTTTAGATTTTGGACTTTGGCTTACCTCGACTTCTCTACGAGACGCTACGCGTAGCTTGCTTCCCCGTAGGGGTACGCTCGGTACAAGTCGCTCAGTCGAACGATTTTGGATTTTAGATTTGGGATTGTTAACTAAAAGTTGATATTCTGTTTGATAAGTGCAGCTACCTCTTCAAAAACCAAATCAGCAGAATGTTTGATAGCAGGACTTAACTCTAGTCCAAAACCCAGATTTGCTGCTTCAATTAAATAAACTGTCACATCTTCGGGAAAGTCATTCTGAAATATTTTCCGTCCGGCGGCTAAAGCATTATCCCAGCGAAAATCGTGCAAGTTATAACTTGGTTCTGGCAAAGCTTCCAGTTCTTTTCCTGGAACTTTAAACACAGCACCCGGTTCAGAACCAGTTGAACTTGCATCAATAATTACTAATTGTTTACTACCTCTAGCTTGAAACATTACTTCCATCCCTGCGGTGCCACAGTCATAAACACGCACATTAGGGTGAGGATATTGGGCGAGATATTTTTGTAAGCGTTGAGCGATAATTACGCCTACTGCGTCATCACTGCGATTGAGATTTCCGCAACCAATAATAGTTAGCATGGGATGATGGCGATCGTTTTGGGGAGTTCAAAAGCACTGTCCTCAGTAAATACGGTAGCGACTTAGATTTGTCCTAAGGATAATCTAAGGAAATACTTCATTTAAAAAGTTTCAAATATGACAGTTGCAACGTATATTGCTGAAGGACAAGTTGAGTACTGGACAAGTCGCCAAATTGAAGAGTTTTTCCTTGATGCTGGTCACCAAATTCTTGTTTATCCTATTGAGCAGAGGATTGAGAGGTATTTACCTGCTGACTTTCTATACAACATTGACAGTCCAATAAAATTATTTGGGATACAATACAAACCTCTGTATCATAATGGCTCAGATTACTGGAAGCTTGATCAACGGCAACATGACACACTAGGTAGTTTTCCTTGGATCTACTATGGTTGCTCAGACCTTAGAAAATCATCAGACTTCAGAAACAGCTTGCATTACTTGAGAGTATATGAAAACAATAAGCCTATTCCACCGAAGTTACTTCTGTCTGATCGTCATATTTTTTACACTCGATGGGCAGTTTTTTATGAAAATTTGTTGAGTTGTAAACGAGGAGAAGTTACGTCTACAAGAGAAAAACTAATCGATTTACTGTCACCCTACACAGCGCAAGTAATTCGTCAGGATTCGATTAATAACATCGTAGATGTATTTGCATTCAATATTGAATCTAAAAATACCGTTAAACTTTCGTCTCAGTTAAGACCAAGCATTGAGCGTGGGTGAAGCTAGATACTGAATATTTGAGAGCATTTATCTAATTTGAAAGTAAGCTAGTTACACCGCTTCTACTTGATATTGTACATAGTGTTCGTAATTTAACAATTAATAGTAGGTAAAGTTTGTACTTAAGGCAATCACGAGTGACTAAAACAGAGGCTCTGACTAATAATATAGGCAAAGCCTCTGAAAAAATAAATTATCAGCAGGAAACTAGAACTCTACACCATGTTTCTTGGCAATTTCAGTAAGTTTCTCAGACTGATGTTGCGATGCTTTAGTCAAGAGTTCTTCAGCCTGTTCTCTAGTACTTCCCTCTTTAGGGATTAAGTACTTGACATAAAGGGATACAAAATCGGCAGCGATCGCTAAACCGGATAAAGCATGTTTGTCAGCTTCCTTACCAGCGATCGCTGATACTAGACCTGCTCGAATTGGGTCTGGTTTAACTTTCATGAACTGCTCGACAAGTTTAGGGATGTATTCTGCTGGCGGCAGATTATTTAACTTACTTCTATCTGGAGTAAAGTTACATTCTGCGGCTTTCGCTTGCTCTAAAACACACCATTCTATGTATTCTTGCAATGCGGCATCGGGAACGCGAGGGAGATATTCGTGTAGCGCTAAATCAGACACAAGCTTACCCTGTAAATTTCTATTTTGTTGAAGTGAATTAAGGCCAGCCTAACGCACTGTTTCTATAAGTTTTAGTGTGTTACGCTACGAGTTTTGAATAAAAGGGCATTGGGCATTGGGAATTGGGCATGAGGCAATGAGCAATTGATGTAAGACCCCAAAGCGGTTAAAAAGTTTATTGCGACATTTTTACCAGGTTAAAAGAGTTGATGGAGCGATCGCCGAAATAGCAAATGTAGTCGCTGAAGTAGCAAATGCGAACGCCGAAGTAACAAATGCGAACCCCGAAGTAACAAATGCGAACCCCGAAGTAACAAATGCGAACGCCGAAGTAGCAAATGCGATCGCCGAAGTAACAAATGCGAACGCTGAAGTAGCAAATGCGAATGCCGAAATAGCAAATGCGGTTGCCGAAATAGCAAATGTAGTTGCCGAAGTAGCAAATGCGTAGGCGTAGCCAGCTGTAGGCATCGCTGACCCAAAAAAAGAGCGATCGCTCAGGTAGATGACCAATCTAGTAAGCTGTAAGTGAGCGTTGTCCATGATTGTGATATGAAAACTTTTACTGCAATCGTTGAAAGAGATCCTGATACTAAGATTCTATGTTGGCTATGTCCCTGGCTTTCCTGGAGCGCATTCTCAAGGTGAAACCCTCAATGAGTTGCAGGAAAATTTACGTGAAGTTATTGAGATGCTTCTAGAGGATGAGGATTTAGTGTTCGAGACGGAGTTTGTGGGTACACAACAGATTGTGGTTCAGTAGATGATGAGTAATGTTCCTGTTTTGAACCTCGTTGTAAATTTTTCTTTTAGGCGATCGCATTTTAGTTCAGTCTAAATTAGGGGCGATGTCTACGACGGGCTACGCCTACGCTCAGGTGGATGACCGATCCAGTAAGCTTTGACACTCCCCACAATATTTAGAAAGTCTTGCCTAATTGCATGAAAGCAAGAATTGATAATCTCTATACGCTTACCGAATAAATGTGCGATCGCGTAATATGTAGGCAAAGAGTCGCCACCATGCCCTATGACAGTAACACCAACCCTAACAAAGCAGTATATTGAACAACGAGGTGAAGGTTACTGGATCGTACAGACGCGCATTTCCCTCGATTCAGTTGTGTATACTTTCTTAAATGGAGAATCCCCAGAAAGCATTGCTCATGACTTCCCTTTGCTCTCGCTGGAGAAGGTTTATGGAGCCATAGCCTTCTATCTTGCCAACCGAGAGTTAGTTGATGCGTACTTAAAGGAAGGTGAAGCAGAGTTTGAGAAACTGCAACAGTCCTGTAGAGACAAGAATCCACTTCTGTATCAAAAGTTAAAAGCCGCTCAAACACAGAAGCAGAACAAGGTATGACATCAGGGTTGTTGCATAAATAAGAAGAAATGGTAAATTTTACTTATTACCTTTTGACTCCTAGTTTAACAATCAAAGCTAATGAATAATGCACCTGATACAGAAGATCATTGGGCTACAAAATCAGAAAACTTAGAAGATAACAACTTACTGTGGAAACAGTACAACGTCTACACCGATTTATTTAAGTTTTATGTAAATGTTACATGGCAGGTAATTACATGGTTTTATGCAATTACAGGAGCAATTCTTGTCTACTATTTTGAGCATATAAAAAATAATTCTTATCTTAGGTATGCTCTTGTTCTACCTGCTATTTTAAGCTTTGGATTCTATCAAATTTTCTCTTTTGGTGCTCGTCAAAATCAAGACTTAATTCGTTGGCTAAACTACATACGTGCACAACTCAGCCTTCCAGGGCGACCACACATTGAGGTTCTTAATAAATTTTTAGACTTAAGTAGCAAGCTGTTTCTAATTGTTGCACTTTGTCTTGGAGTTATGTTTGTGTTGAGCTTCTTTATACGACCGTGAGGTGTTCGATCAATCTGAAGGCAAAAAATTCACAAAATAAAATGGCTAATTGTGATTCAATTAGCCATTCGTTACTTAGTAATTAACATCCTCTAAGCAGTCCGAAAACGCGCCAACTCTTCACCAGTCTTAGCATCGTGGGCGTGAACTGTACACACCAAACATGAATCAAACGATCGCGCCACATGACCAACTTCCACCGGGTCGCTAGAATCGTAAATGGGTGTCCCAATTAAAGCTTCTTCAATGGGGCCGCGGATTCCTTCACCGTCACGAGGGCCAATATTCCATGTACCTGGGGCAATCACTTGGTAATTCTTAATCTTACCGCCCTCCACTTCTACCCAGTGAGACAAGGAACCTCGCGCTGCTTCCGTTGCACCCCAACCGCGACCATCTTTTTCTTTGGGTTTGATATACCAGGGGTCGTTTAATTTGAATTCGCGTAAACAGTGTTCGGCTTGGCGATATAACTTGACAATTTCGTGAAGTCGTGCAAGCTGACGCACATGGATACTAGCGCCACCCATCCGTTTGAATACATCGAGGATAAAGCCGTCGTAGTGCTGCCAAGATTCACCATGTTTGCCACCTGCAACTAATTGCCGCGCTAAGGGGCCAACTTCCAAACGTCCGAAGTCTTTGTGCAGGACTGCACTCGACCAAGAGTAGGCGTTATCGAAATCTTTTGTATTATTTGCAGTGGGTTTAGTGGTGCGATCGCTAGGGTGAATATCTGCTGTCCCTTCATCGTACCAGGAGTGAGTTGTATTCTCGCGGGTAAATGACTGATCCATTAAGGTGTGAGTGTGTGTGAAGCTGTCATACACTCCACTTTTCATGATCATCGCCGCATTTCGTCCTTCGATAGTCGGCTTTTGGTATTTATCTTCATGGGCTAAATATCCCCAAGTGACATATTTACCAACACCAGCACCATATCTATCTAGACCGATATCTAAACCCATGCGCCAATAAAAACCTAAGTCGGAATCTCGATGATTTCGGTTTTCATCTAACCAATCCCTGAAGTCATCATAAGTCTCGATTTGTTCATAGCGTTCTAAAGAACAACCCAACCACACTGGTTCTAACCAATTGGTGCGGAAATATTCCAGAATCGCCCAAGCGCGGGTAATGTCTGTGAGGGTAGGGGCGCACATCACCCCACCAGGAACCATGTAGCTAGAATGCGGCCATTGTCCGCCTAATAGTGCATAAATTTCTACGGGTTTAGCAGAAATTGTTATGCCTAGTTCGTAAGATTTGCCAGTGAAGGCGGCAAAGCGTCTCACAGCTTCTTGATAGAAACGGCTATTTCGGTATTTTTTATTGGTCAAGTCAATGGCAAATAGACCATAAAAATAGCGAGGGATGCTTTGGATTGTTTCGACAATTTGACCGAGATTTCTCGCCAAAATTGCATTGCGAGGAACTTCTGTTTCCCAAGCTGTATCTAATGCCCAAGATGCACAAGTCAGGTGAGAACCGCCGCAAATGCCGCAAATGCGAGGTGTGACAATTAATCCGGCTTGGGGGTCTTTACCGCGGAGGATAACTTCAAATCCTCGAAAAAGTTCGGCATGTGTCCAGGCGTTGACTACCCGTCCATTATCAATGTCAACTCGGACATCTAAATCGCCTTCAACTCTTCCGACGGGCGAAATGTCTAATGATTGAATTGCCATTCTCTTCTCCTGTTTTTGATAAGCACTTTAGTGCTTACTACGAACTAAACTGTAAAAAAGCAGTTTTGTAAGGTGCGTTACGGACTTTTGTCCTAACGCACCTAAAATTTGAGGTGGTGCGTTACGCTACGCGATAACACACCCTACAAAATTTAATGACTAATGACCAATGACCAATGACTAAACTGTGAAAAAGTCTTCTTCTGCCCAAGGTGGTGCGGCATCTTTGGCAATCATTGTGAGTAAGGCGTAGTCTTTTTTGTTCACCCCTGGCGGTAATTCTTTGGGAAC from Nostoc sp. UHCC 0926 includes these protein-coding regions:
- a CDS encoding hydrogenase maturation protease; the protein is MLTIIGCGNLNRSDDAVGVIIAQRLQKYLAQYPHPNVRVYDCGTAGMEVMFQARGSKQLVIIDASSTGSEPGAVFKVPGKELEALPEPSYNLHDFRWDNALAAGRKIFQNDFPEDVTVYLIEAANLGFGLELSPAIKHSADLVFEEVAALIKQNINF
- a CDS encoding type II toxin-antitoxin system HicB family antitoxin produces the protein MKEILILRFYVGYVPGFPGAHSQGETLNELQENLREVIEMLLEDEDLVFETEFVGTQQIVVQ
- a CDS encoding nickel-dependent hydrogenase large subunit — its product is MAIQSLDISPVGRVEGDLDVRVDIDNGRVVNAWTHAELFRGFEVILRGKDPQAGLIVTPRICGICGGSHLTCASWALDTAWETEVPRNAILARNLGQIVETIQSIPRYFYGLFAIDLTNKKYRNSRFYQEAVRRFAAFTGKSYELGITISAKPVEIYALLGGQWPHSSYMVPGGVMCAPTLTDITRAWAILEYFRTNWLEPVWLGCSLERYEQIETYDDFRDWLDENRNHRDSDLGFYWRMGLDIGLDRYGAGVGKYVTWGYLAHEDKYQKPTIEGRNAAMIMKSGVYDSFTHTHTLMDQSFTRENTTHSWYDEGTADIHPSDRTTKPTANNTKDFDNAYSWSSAVLHKDFGRLEVGPLARQLVAGGKHGESWQHYDGFILDVFKRMGGASIHVRQLARLHEIVKLYRQAEHCLREFKLNDPWYIKPKEKDGRGWGATEAARGSLSHWVEVEGGKIKNYQVIAPGTWNIGPRDGEGIRGPIEEALIGTPIYDSSDPVEVGHVARSFDSCLVCTVHAHDAKTGEELARFRTA
- a CDS encoding DUF433 domain-containing protein, producing the protein MTVTPTLTKQYIEQRGEGYWIVQTRISLDSVVYTFLNGESPESIAHDFPLLSLEKVYGAIAFYLANRELVDAYLKEGEAEFEKLQQSCRDKNPLLYQKLKAAQTQKQNKV